The Ruania alba genome has a window encoding:
- the pepN gene encoding aminopeptidase N has product MPGTNLTRDEAATRAALLSVDSYAIDLDLTGSDTHFASTTVIRFSCSQPGAATFADLVGAEVHEITLNGTALDPAEVYADSRILLRDLAAQNELRVMATLPYSRTGEGLHRFVDPADGRVYTYTQFEVPDARRVYTTFEQPDLKSVFTFTVTAPDQWRVISNAATPEPAPAAEGTATWSFPTTERMSTYITALVAGEYHEVLDSYQGANGAIALGHYCRQSLAEHLDVETLLHVTKQGFAFFEETFGVPYAFGKYDQLYVPEYNMGAMENAGAVTFRDEYLPRSRQTHSFYQQRANTILHEMAHMWFGDLVTMKWWDDLWLNESFAEWASHHAMASATEYTEVWTAFTNARKNWAYRQDQLPSTHPIAADNHDLEAVEVNFDGITYAKGASTLKQLVAWVGLEEFLAGLRAYFTEHAFGNTEFADLLRALEASSGRELAGWADEWLKTSGVNVLSPEFTISDGGAYETFAVHQGAASEFPTLRRHRIGIGLYDLTGGALTLRERVEVDVRGELTVIEELVGEAQPDLLLLNDGDLTYAKIRLDERSLATAVAHIQDSPDSLTRALLWGAAWDMTRDAQMPVATFVDLVLAGIGTETDLTAVGRLPASVRAAIELYTEPARRDGLRETWESGLRDLLTGAEPGSDHQLAFARALAGAAQTPASLDLISALLDGSTALDGLTVDTDLRWALLTALTRTGRAGEEQIAAELERDNTISGQERAGMARAVRPDAAAKAQAWRDAVERDDVANETQRQTALGFATLGQADLLAPYLEKYLTMAESIWEDKGVQRASTALTYMFPLPLASAEAVDRVTQWLATSSANPAAKRYVREGLDDMQRALTAQERSRRS; this is encoded by the coding sequence ATGCCTGGAACCAACCTCACCCGGGACGAGGCCGCTACCCGCGCCGCCCTCCTCTCCGTCGACAGTTACGCCATCGATCTGGACCTGACCGGTTCGGACACCCACTTCGCGAGCACCACCGTGATCCGGTTCTCCTGCTCGCAGCCCGGCGCCGCCACCTTCGCCGACCTGGTCGGCGCCGAGGTCCACGAGATCACCCTGAACGGCACCGCCCTGGACCCGGCCGAGGTCTACGCCGACTCCCGGATCCTGCTGCGCGACCTGGCAGCGCAGAACGAGCTGCGCGTGATGGCCACGCTCCCCTACTCCCGCACCGGTGAGGGACTGCACCGGTTCGTCGACCCCGCCGACGGGCGCGTCTACACCTACACCCAGTTCGAGGTGCCCGACGCCCGACGGGTGTACACCACCTTCGAGCAGCCCGATCTGAAGTCGGTCTTCACCTTCACCGTCACGGCTCCGGATCAGTGGCGGGTCATCTCCAACGCCGCCACGCCGGAGCCAGCGCCTGCCGCCGAGGGCACCGCCACCTGGTCCTTCCCCACCACCGAGCGGATGTCCACGTACATCACCGCTCTGGTGGCCGGGGAGTACCACGAGGTGCTCGACTCCTACCAAGGCGCGAACGGCGCCATTGCACTCGGCCACTACTGCCGCCAGTCCCTGGCCGAGCACCTGGACGTCGAGACGCTGCTGCACGTCACCAAGCAGGGCTTCGCCTTCTTCGAGGAGACCTTCGGCGTCCCCTACGCCTTCGGCAAGTACGACCAGCTGTACGTGCCGGAGTACAACATGGGCGCGATGGAGAACGCCGGCGCCGTCACCTTCCGCGACGAGTACCTGCCCCGCTCCCGGCAGACCCACTCCTTCTACCAGCAGCGCGCGAACACTATCCTGCACGAGATGGCGCACATGTGGTTCGGCGATCTGGTCACCATGAAGTGGTGGGACGACCTGTGGCTGAACGAGTCCTTCGCCGAGTGGGCCTCGCACCACGCGATGGCCAGCGCCACCGAGTACACCGAGGTGTGGACCGCCTTCACCAATGCCCGGAAGAACTGGGCCTACCGGCAGGACCAGCTGCCGTCCACGCACCCGATCGCCGCGGACAACCACGACCTGGAGGCCGTGGAGGTCAACTTCGACGGGATCACCTACGCCAAGGGCGCCTCCACGCTGAAGCAGCTGGTGGCCTGGGTGGGTCTGGAGGAGTTTCTCGCCGGCCTGCGCGCCTACTTCACCGAGCATGCCTTCGGCAACACCGAGTTCGCGGACCTGCTGCGTGCGCTGGAGGCATCCTCCGGTCGTGAGCTGGCTGGGTGGGCGGACGAGTGGTTGAAGACCTCTGGGGTGAACGTCCTCTCCCCCGAGTTCACGATCTCCGACGGCGGAGCGTACGAGACCTTCGCCGTGCACCAAGGTGCGGCATCAGAGTTCCCCACGCTGCGCCGTCACCGGATCGGCATCGGCCTGTACGACCTGACGGGCGGCGCCCTCACTCTGCGGGAGCGGGTCGAGGTGGACGTACGCGGCGAGCTCACCGTGATCGAGGAACTAGTGGGCGAGGCGCAGCCGGACCTGCTGCTGCTCAACGACGGCGACCTCACCTACGCCAAGATCCGCCTCGACGAGCGATCTCTGGCCACTGCGGTCGCTCACATCCAGGATTCCCCGGACTCCCTCACTCGGGCCCTGCTGTGGGGCGCGGCGTGGGACATGACCCGCGATGCGCAGATGCCGGTGGCGACCTTCGTGGACCTGGTGCTGGCCGGGATCGGCACCGAGACCGACCTCACCGCCGTCGGCCGGTTGCCCGCGTCGGTGCGCGCAGCGATCGAGCTCTACACCGAGCCGGCCCGGCGGGACGGGCTGCGGGAGACCTGGGAGTCCGGGCTGCGTGACCTGCTCACCGGCGCGGAACCGGGCAGCGACCACCAGCTGGCCTTCGCTCGCGCCCTCGCCGGTGCGGCGCAGACTCCGGCCAGCCTGGACCTGATCTCGGCTCTTCTGGACGGATCGACCGCGCTGGACGGGCTGACCGTGGACACCGACTTGCGCTGGGCACTGCTGACCGCGCTCACCCGCACTGGCCGTGCCGGTGAGGAGCAGATCGCTGCCGAACTGGAGCGGGACAACACGATCTCCGGTCAGGAGCGTGCGGGGATGGCGCGCGCTGTCCGCCCCGACGCTGCAGCCAAGGCCCAGGCCTGGCGGGACGCCGTCGAACGCGACGACGTGGCCAACGAGACCCAGCGGCAGACCGCCCTGGGCTTCGCCACCCTCGGGCAGGCCGACCTGCTGGCGCCCTACCTGGAGAAGTACCTCACCATGGCGGAGAGCATCTGGGAGGACAAGGGCGTGCAGCGGGCCTCGACGGCGCTGACCTACATGTTCCCGCTCCCCCTGGCCTCCGCTGAGGCGGTGGACCGGGTCACCCAGTGGCTGGCCACATCATCGGCGAACCCGGCCGCGAAGCGGTACGTGCGCGAAGGGCTGGACGACATGCAGCGGGCACTGACCGCTCAGGAGCGGTCACGGCGATCCTGA
- a CDS encoding GNAT family N-acetyltransferase has translation MTQQQTVVVLREVDDSDLDAFFAQLRDPDAANLAGDMFEAPDERQAFDAHWRHLRADPSAHLRTIEVDDDAGPRVIGHIRGRNESDEHRVSFWIDREYWGRGITTRALGAFLDEVPHRPVFARVPRHNEAALVVLRKNGFMPVGEETGYIPDRGRVVDELVLRHN, from the coding sequence ATGACGCAGCAGCAGACGGTTGTGGTCCTGCGTGAAGTCGATGATTCCGACCTGGATGCCTTCTTCGCCCAATTGCGTGATCCTGACGCCGCCAATCTGGCGGGCGACATGTTCGAGGCACCGGACGAACGGCAAGCGTTCGACGCGCACTGGCGCCACCTACGGGCAGACCCCAGTGCCCACCTGCGCACGATCGAGGTGGACGACGACGCCGGACCGCGGGTGATTGGCCACATCCGAGGACGGAACGAGTCCGACGAGCACCGCGTCTCGTTCTGGATCGATCGTGAGTACTGGGGCCGCGGGATCACCACCAGGGCGCTCGGAGCATTCCTGGACGAGGTACCGCATCGGCCGGTGTTCGCGCGGGTTCCGCGGCACAATGAGGCGGCGCTGGTGGTGCTCCGCAAGAACGGGTTCATGCCCGTGGGCGAGGAGACCGGGTACATACCCGACCGTGGCCGGGTGGTGGACGAGCTGGTGCTCCGGCACAACTGA
- a CDS encoding acetate/propionate family kinase, which produces MNGPTAQHVLVINAGSSSLKYQVVDATSGAALATGLIERIGEPNGLVSHAVGDAEHEREVAVPDHGAAMAAMSEAFAELGPDLAEANLVAVGHRVVQGGPDLTESVLITPEVETAIEDVSDLAPLHNPPNLAGIRAARETFADLPQVAVFDTAFHRTLPARAATYALDQEVATKHRIRRYGAHGTSHQYVARAAAHELGIAPEQANLIVLHLGNGASATAVANGRSVDTSMGLTPLEGLVMGTRTGDIDPAVVFHLARTAGMDIDEIDTIMNRRSGMLGLAGSNDMRDVVSAVEAGDERASLALEVYCYRLRKYIGAYTAVLGRVDAVVFTAGIGENSAPVRAGALAGLEGMGIRLDPAANEERGTVRISTPDSPVAVLVVPTNEEWEIARETVGVITA; this is translated from the coding sequence ATGAACGGCCCGACGGCGCAGCACGTGCTGGTCATCAACGCCGGCTCCTCCTCGCTCAAGTACCAGGTGGTCGATGCCACCTCCGGGGCGGCTCTGGCCACCGGACTGATCGAGCGGATCGGCGAGCCGAACGGGCTGGTGAGCCACGCCGTCGGGGACGCCGAGCACGAGCGTGAGGTGGCCGTGCCCGACCACGGGGCCGCGATGGCAGCGATGAGCGAGGCGTTCGCTGAGCTCGGCCCGGACCTCGCTGAGGCGAACCTGGTAGCGGTGGGGCACCGGGTGGTGCAGGGCGGGCCGGACCTGACCGAGTCCGTCCTGATCACCCCTGAGGTGGAGACGGCGATCGAGGACGTCTCCGACCTGGCGCCGCTGCACAACCCGCCGAACCTGGCGGGTATCCGTGCGGCTCGGGAGACGTTCGCCGATCTGCCGCAGGTGGCCGTCTTCGACACCGCCTTCCACCGCACCCTGCCCGCCCGTGCAGCGACCTACGCGCTCGACCAGGAGGTGGCCACGAAGCACCGCATCCGTCGTTACGGCGCGCACGGCACCTCGCACCAGTACGTGGCCCGCGCGGCGGCCCACGAGCTCGGCATCGCACCCGAGCAGGCGAACCTGATCGTGCTGCACCTGGGCAACGGCGCTTCGGCCACGGCGGTGGCGAACGGGCGGTCGGTGGACACCTCGATGGGGCTCACCCCGTTGGAGGGGCTGGTGATGGGCACCCGCACCGGGGACATCGACCCGGCGGTGGTGTTCCACCTGGCGCGGACGGCCGGGATGGACATCGACGAGATCGACACGATCATGAACCGCCGGTCCGGGATGCTCGGGCTCGCCGGCAGCAATGACATGCGGGACGTGGTGTCTGCGGTGGAGGCGGGTGACGAGCGGGCGAGCCTGGCGCTGGAGGTGTACTGCTATCGCCTGCGCAAGTACATCGGCGCCTACACGGCGGTGCTCGGCCGGGTGGACGCCGTGGTGTTCACCGCCGGGATCGGGGAGAACAGCGCGCCGGTACGTGCGGGTGCGCTGGCAGGGCTGGAGGGCATGGGCATCCGGTTGGACCCGGCGGCGAACGAGGAACGCGGAACCGTGCGGATCTCCACCCCGGACTCCCCGGTGGCGGTGCTCGTGGTGCCGACGAACGAGGAGTGGGAGATCGCCCGCGAGACGGTCGGCGTCATCACTGCCTGA